The following are from one region of the Salvia hispanica cultivar TCC Black 2014 chromosome 1, UniMelb_Shisp_WGS_1.0, whole genome shotgun sequence genome:
- the LOC125204330 gene encoding disease resistance protein RGA2-like isoform X2 produces the protein MSGLPLAANVAGGVLCRCKSVQDWHSIKENWLSDSEEGKSISNILKLSYDHLTSPSLKKCFAYCSIFPKGWEINKEELIELWMAEGFLFLQPSRRDDMEYVGNMFCNVLLQNSLLQAARTDSFGREYYMMHDLVHDLASSVLSNNADGSIRYKFLENDSSRIPEEVSRNLRTLLLEGGSTFVTLFSNYKCLHNLSLYGLRYKELPSSIRKLIHLRNLNISKTSITNIPEWIGELHHLQTLRSEIWYLKELPDALKYLINLRHLYVYSETKLPAEIGRLTSLQTLELFKVGEEKGYQIEELGSLKNLKGTLMIENLERVRDKEDAMKANMLEKSCVSTLMFSWDNEGRVYEINDESVLEGLQPHANLKVLRILGFKGKRFPRWCQKMAVWDELQGSWETLDSLTEITLSNCSECEEIPTLVNMLNLETLRLHRLEKVEVSALCRCAPY, from the exons ATGTCGGGTTTGCCCTTGGCTGCCAATGTGGCTGGGGGTGTGCTTTGTCGCTGTAAATCTGTACAAGATTGGCACTCCATCAAAGAAAATTGGCTTTCGGATAGTGAAGAAGGTAAAagtatttcaaatatattgaaattgagCTATGATCACTTGACTTCGCCGTCACTTAAGAAGTGCTTCGCGTACTGTTCGATTTTCCCCAAAGGTTGGGAAATCAATAAGGAAGAGCTGATTGAACTATGGATGGCAGAAGGGTTTCTCTTTCTTCAACCTAGCCGAAGAGATGATATGGAGTATGTGGGAAATATGTTTTGTAATGTACTTCTACAGAACTCTTTGTTGCAAGCTGCAAGGACAGATTCTTTTGGAAGGGAATACTATATGATGCACGATCTTGTGCATGATCTTGCATCTTCCGTGTTATCTAATAATGCAGATGGCAGCATTCGATACAAGTTTCTCGAAAATGATTCGAGTCGTATTCCAGAAGAAGTGTCGAGGAATTTGCGTACATTACTATTGGAAGGTGGTAGCACTTTTGTTACCCTATTCTCTAACTACAAATGTTTGCATAATCTATCTCTTTATGGTTTGAGATATAAAGAGTTGCCCAGTTCAATTAGGAAGTTGATACATTTGAGAAATCTCAACATTTCCAAAACATCAATTACAAACATACCAGAGTGGATTGGTGAACTACATCACTTGCAAACATTAAGATCAGAAATATGGTATTTGAAGGAACTGCCAGATGCGTTGaagtatttgattaatttaaggCATCTTTATGTATATTCGGAAACAAAGTTGCCTGCGGAGATTGGGAGATTAACTAGTCTTCAAACACTTGAGTTATTTAAAGTGGGCGAAGAGAAGGGCTACCAAATTGAAGAGCTCGGAAGTTTGAAAAATCTTAAAGGAACACTAATGATTGAGAACCTTGAAAGGGTGCGCGACAAGGAAGACGCAATGAAAGCAAATATGTTGGAGAAGTCATGTGTGTCTACATTGATGTTTAGTTGGGATAACGAGGGAAGAGTCTATGAAATAAATGATGAGAGTGTATTGGAAGGGCTCCAACCTCATGCAAATTTGAAAGTGTTGCGGATTTTAGGATTTAAAGGCAAAAGATTTCCAAGATGGTGTCAGAAGATGGCAGTATGGGATGAGCTTCAAGGCTCTTGGGAAACACTTGACAGCTTGACTGAGATAACACTTTCCAACTGCTCAGAATGTGAGGAAATCCCAACTCTGGTGAACATGCTTAATCTGGAAACTCTTCGTTTGCATCGCTTGGAGAAG GTTGAGGTGTCTGCCCTCTGTCGCTGCGCGCCTTACTAA
- the LOC125204330 gene encoding putative disease resistance protein RGA3 isoform X1 has translation MSGLPLAANVAGGVLCRCKSVQDWHSIKENWLSDSEEGKSISNILKLSYDHLTSPSLKKCFAYCSIFPKGWEINKEELIELWMAEGFLFLQPSRRDDMEYVGNMFCNVLLQNSLLQAARTDSFGREYYMMHDLVHDLASSVLSNNADGSIRYKFLENDSSRIPEEVSRNLRTLLLEGGSTFVTLFSNYKCLHNLSLYGLRYKELPSSIRKLIHLRNLNISKTSITNIPEWIGELHHLQTLRSEIWYLKELPDALKYLINLRHLYVYSETKLPAEIGRLTSLQTLELFKVGEEKGYQIEELGSLKNLKGTLMIENLERVRDKEDAMKANMLEKSCVSTLMFSWDNEGRVYEINDESVLEGLQPHANLKVLRILGFKGKRFPRWCQKMAVWDELQGSWETLDSLTEITLSNCSECEEIPTLVNMLNLETLRLHRLEKVRFINSSFNNLRTLVISGLELKCLPEQLFYNSQNLSRLWIIDCPALIELPDGLDSLNSLVELRISNCENLMSIGNLSGRIGKYQGILCKLEILGCGQLVKFPHQILESSAATIEILSLERLGRLKNLPMLIDCLAKSSRLESLIIRGVPNLMASGRVERWDLGRLKKLYIDVSVEWSMESSNAIIETVDGILHRCCDLLTHLFLKGVKNWERLPQPIQHLSTLEYLKLENIGRRIAPVAGEPLISKDLMPKRL, from the coding sequence ATGTCGGGTTTGCCCTTGGCTGCCAATGTGGCTGGGGGTGTGCTTTGTCGCTGTAAATCTGTACAAGATTGGCACTCCATCAAAGAAAATTGGCTTTCGGATAGTGAAGAAGGTAAAagtatttcaaatatattgaaattgagCTATGATCACTTGACTTCGCCGTCACTTAAGAAGTGCTTCGCGTACTGTTCGATTTTCCCCAAAGGTTGGGAAATCAATAAGGAAGAGCTGATTGAACTATGGATGGCAGAAGGGTTTCTCTTTCTTCAACCTAGCCGAAGAGATGATATGGAGTATGTGGGAAATATGTTTTGTAATGTACTTCTACAGAACTCTTTGTTGCAAGCTGCAAGGACAGATTCTTTTGGAAGGGAATACTATATGATGCACGATCTTGTGCATGATCTTGCATCTTCCGTGTTATCTAATAATGCAGATGGCAGCATTCGATACAAGTTTCTCGAAAATGATTCGAGTCGTATTCCAGAAGAAGTGTCGAGGAATTTGCGTACATTACTATTGGAAGGTGGTAGCACTTTTGTTACCCTATTCTCTAACTACAAATGTTTGCATAATCTATCTCTTTATGGTTTGAGATATAAAGAGTTGCCCAGTTCAATTAGGAAGTTGATACATTTGAGAAATCTCAACATTTCCAAAACATCAATTACAAACATACCAGAGTGGATTGGTGAACTACATCACTTGCAAACATTAAGATCAGAAATATGGTATTTGAAGGAACTGCCAGATGCGTTGaagtatttgattaatttaaggCATCTTTATGTATATTCGGAAACAAAGTTGCCTGCGGAGATTGGGAGATTAACTAGTCTTCAAACACTTGAGTTATTTAAAGTGGGCGAAGAGAAGGGCTACCAAATTGAAGAGCTCGGAAGTTTGAAAAATCTTAAAGGAACACTAATGATTGAGAACCTTGAAAGGGTGCGCGACAAGGAAGACGCAATGAAAGCAAATATGTTGGAGAAGTCATGTGTGTCTACATTGATGTTTAGTTGGGATAACGAGGGAAGAGTCTATGAAATAAATGATGAGAGTGTATTGGAAGGGCTCCAACCTCATGCAAATTTGAAAGTGTTGCGGATTTTAGGATTTAAAGGCAAAAGATTTCCAAGATGGTGTCAGAAGATGGCAGTATGGGATGAGCTTCAAGGCTCTTGGGAAACACTTGACAGCTTGACTGAGATAACACTTTCCAACTGCTCAGAATGTGAGGAAATCCCAACTCTGGTGAACATGCTTAATCTGGAAACTCTTCGTTTGCATCGCTTGGAGAAGGTGAGGTTCATAAATTCTTCATTCAATAATTTAAGAACTCTCGTAATATCTGGATTAGAATTGAAATGTTTGCCAGAACAGTTATTCTATAACAGTCAGAATCTCTCAAGATTATGGATTATAGATTGCCCTGCATTGATTGAATTACCGGATGGTCTAGACAGCCTCAATTCTCTTGTGGAGTTGCGTATATCAAACTGTGAAAATCTAATGTCAATTGGGAATCTAAGTGGCCGAATAGGAAAATATCAAGGAATCCTCTGTAAGCTGGAAATTTTAGGGTGTGGACAGTTGGTGAAATTTCCACATCAAATTCTAGAGTCATCCGCAGCCACAATCGAGATACTAAGTTTGGAAAGATTAGGGAGGCTAAAAAATCTACCAATGCTAATTGATTGCCTAGCTAAATCATCTCGCCTCGAATCATTGATAATCAGAGGTGTTCCTAATTTGATGGCTAGTGGTAGGGTTGAGAGGTGGGATTTAGGCAGGTTGAAGAAACTATATATAGATGTGAGTGTGGAGTGGTCAATGGAGAGTAGTAATGCCATCATAGAGACTGTGGATGGTATATTGCATCGATGTTGTGATTTACTTACTCACTTATTCTTGAAGGGGGTTAAAAATTGGGAGAGGCTGCCTCAACCAATTCAACATCTCTCTACTCTTGAGTACTTAAAGTTAGAAAATATAGGTAGAAGAATTGCCCCAGTGGCTGGAGAACCTCTCATCTCTAAGGATCTTATGCCTAAGAGATTGTAA
- the LOC125224030 gene encoding putative pentatricopeptide repeat-containing protein At1g12700, mitochondrial: MSLILRRIAARFGTVPHSISLCCSNSRYECRKPFSSMLRIDFSSINDIQFANFLFREMSRIRPQPSISVYNKLLTTVVVNMEHHSVALSMFDEMRQSGLPVNEYTFSIIMHCYCLLNRVDLGFSILGSFFKLGYEPDAAIFTTLIKGLFLDHKAIEAEKLFNKLLDDNKIFEPCQVTFFVHGLCKAGHTVTACNYIDLLAEKGCIVRYYAYNALVDSLCRGGMVEDAILVLRRMIDRGVMPSTVTYTSIVHAMCWVGRWEDVRVLLREMFDKKVFINVITFTALVNMLCKNGRVEEAEDLVEIMVQQNVSPDVYTYNALIDGYCSHGKMDKARELIDSLAEKGIKPNNVFSYGSLINGYCKNGNLDEAKRDSLDVPGKGPQNTSGHYSSMIKELLCEDRFSDGWKLFSDMEAQGVHPDIFTCSILLAGLCKAHRIDDAISLVRAMEERGDTPNIITYDILICGLCKEGRQDLARGIFNELPSKDSPETIRMAWLTNNAKAYNHKIKH; this comes from the exons ATGTCGCTGATTCTCAGAAGAATTGCTGCTCGATTCGGTACTGTTCCTCACTCAATCTCTCTCTGCTGTTCAAATTCCCGCTACGAATGTAGGAAGCCCTTTTCTTCTATGCTCAGAATTGATTTCAGCTCTATAAACGACATCCAATTTGCCAATTTCTTGTTCCGTGAAATGTCTCGGATCAGACCACAGCCTTCTATTTCTGTATACAACAAATTGTTGACTACCGTTGTTGTCAATATGGAGCACCACTCCGTTGCCCTCTCAATGTTCGACGAAATGCGTCAATCAGGTCTCCCTGTGAATGAGTACACATTCAGCATCATTATGCATTGCTATTGCCTTTTAAATCGGGTGGATTTGGGGTTTTCTATATTGGGCAGCTTCTTCAAGCTCGGATACGAACCCGATGCCGCGATTTTCACTACTCTCATCAAGGGGCTTTTTTTAGATCATAAGGCTATTGAGGCAGAGAAGCTCTTCAACAAGCTGTTAGATGATAATAAAATCTTTGAGCCTTGTCAAGTTACTTTCTTTGTTCATGGGCTATGCAAAGCAGGGCACACTGTGACAGCGTGTAATTATATTGATCTGTTGGCTGAAAAGGGTTGCATTGTTAGGTATTATGCGTATAATGCTCTCGTCGATAGTTTATGCAGGGGCGGGATGGTTGAGGATGCGATACTGGTACTGCGCAGAATGATTGACCGGGGTGTTATGCCAAGTACTGTCACGTATACCTCGATTGTTCATGCGATGTGTTGGGTCGGTAGATGGGAGGATGTGCGAGTTTTGCTACGTGAAATGTTTGATAAGAAGGTTTTTATTAACGTGATCACTTTTACTGCATTGGTGAACATGCTTTGCAAGAATGGTAGGGTGGAAGAGGCGGAGGATCTTGTGGAAATTATGGTGCAACAAAATGTTAGTCCTGATGTCTACACTTATAATGCCTTGATAGATGGATACTGCTCTCACGGGAAAATGGATAAGGCGAGGGAGTTAATTGATTCTCTCGCGGAAAAGGGCATTAAGCCTAATAATGTGTTTAGCTATGGTAGTTTGATCAACGGGTATTGCAAGAACGGAAACTTAGATGAAGCTAAGCGTGACTCTCTGGATGTTCCTGGGAAAGGTCCACAGAATACAAGTGGTCATTATAGCTCTATGATAAAGGAGTTGTTGTGTGAAGACAGATTTTCAGATGGGTGGAAGCTCTTTAGTGATATGGAAGCTCAGGGAGTTCATCCGGATATTTTTACATGTAGTATCTTGCTGGCTGGCTTGTGCAAGGCTCATCGTATTGATGATGCAATTTCATTAGTGCGCGCGATGGAAGAACGGGGAGATACACCCAATATAATCACGTACGATATCCTTATCTGTGGCTTGTGTAAAGAAGGAAGACAGGACCTTGCAAGAGGTATTTTTAATGAACTTCCTTCCAAAG atagtccagagaccataaGAATGGCATGGCTGACTAACAATGCTAAAgcgtataaccataaaattaaacactaA
- the LOC125224040 gene encoding exopolygalacturonase-like — protein sequence MDCAFLEAWKKACATDGGTLSVPKGDYQLSDVEFLGPCIGKTNVVLDGTIIAPEVPTPEMDYWIKFLRVDDLSISGTGTLNGNGASYWKIKQAPIITSLKLERVNKVNIENIHSINSKKFHFNVHKCKDVTFNSVHATAPADSPNTDGIHLGKSDNIRIFGGNLATGDDCISIGSGVTNMNVTGVNCGPGHGISIGSLGKYEDEEFVRSIRVTDCNFEDTDNALRIKTFGTSPPGLVSDVTFKNITLNNVYNPIIIDQHYCPDSKCEGGDSNIKIIGVKFIDIRGSSNTEVGVKIDCSKWHPCSGIELRGVNLTFKGKPTTALCYRANVKFVGDEQIPSSCTWE from the exons ATGGATTGT GCTTTTTTAGAGGCATGGAAGAAAGCTTGTGCAACTGATGGAGGCACACTAAGTGTTCCAAAAGGAGATTATCAATTAAGTGATGTTGAATTTTTAGGACCATGCATTGGCAAAACCAATGTTGTACTAGATGGAACCATAATTGCTCCCGAAGTTCCTACTCCCGAAATGGATTATTGGATCAAGTTTCTCCGGGTCGATGACCTCTCGATATCCGGCACCGGTACCTTAAATGGAAATGGAGCCTCATATTGGAAGATCAAGCAAGCCCCCATTATAACT TCATTAAAGTTGGAGCGTGTCAACAAAGTGAACATTGAAAACATCCATTCAATCAACAGCAAAAAGTTCCACTTTAACGTCCACAAATGCAAAGATGTAACCTTTAACAGCGTCCACGCCACAGCTCCGGCCGACAGCCCCAACACTGACGGCATCCACCTGGGAAAATCCGATAACATCAGAATCTTCGGTGGAAACCTCGCCACTGGAGACGACTGCATCTCCATAGGAAGCGGAGTAACCAACATGAACGTCACAGGCGTTAATTGTGGGCCAGGCCACGGCATCAGCATCGGGAGCCTCGGGAAGTATGAGGACGAGGAGTTTGTCCGGTCAATTAGGGTAACCGATTGCAATTTCGAAGACACCGATAACGCGCTGAGAATCAAGACATTCGGAACTTCTCCACCGGGCCTTGTTTCCGATGTCACTTTCAAGAacattacattaaataatgtGTACAATCCGATCATCATCGATCAACATTATTGCCCAGACTCGAAATGTGAGGGTGGTGATtcgaatattaaaataataggtGTGAAATTCATCGACATTCGTGGCAGCTCGAATACGGAAGTCGGGGTGAAGATTGATTGCTCCAAATGGCATCCTTGCAGCGGCATAGAGTTGAGAGGAGTTAACTTGACCTTTAAAGGGAAACCAACTACTGCACTTTGCTATAGAGCTAATGTTAAGTTTGTTGGAGATGAACAAATTCCTTCGAGTTGTACTTGGGAATAG